A window from Pseudomonas kribbensis encodes these proteins:
- the lapD gene encoding cyclic di-GMP receptor LapD: protein MSLFKQLLIAICLFLVVAFTGSFMVSLESSRTQYVNQLRSHAQDAATALALSLTPNIDDPAMVELLVSSIFDSGYYASIRVVDLKTDQTIVERSGIPAVTNVPDWFVKLIGLEPAGGDALVSRGWEQAARVEVVSHPMFALAKLWQSALGSLGWLLVCGAVSAVLGALLLRRQLRPLDYMVKQSHAIARREFLSLPDLPRTPELRRVVLAMNQMVEKLKALFQEQAERSEKLRTESYQDNLTGLANRRYFEMQLNARVSNPEQASSGYLLLLRVKDLAGLNQRLGGQRTDELLKAVGQQLSRECAKYPETQNLVTRIRGGEFAVLAPGLTREEALQLAQNLDSALGSLHATGATDVPAVASIGLAPFAHGDSPQAVLSLGDQALAQAEGQGEQNWACLDQSLVADVGDDHHAWHRLLDQALNQRRFELFFQPVVAAQDTQLVLHYKVLSRLLDEQGQTIPAGRFLPWLERFGWTARLDRLMLERVLEQMAGHEESLALNLSSATLADPQALNKVFEILRSHSNLGPRLTLEIGEEQLPEQAVLEQLTRRLRELGFSLSLQRFGGRFSMIGNLARLGLAYLKIDGSYIRAIDQESDKRLFIEAIQRAAHSIDLPLIAERVETEGELSVIREMGLYGVQGQLFGEPKPW, encoded by the coding sequence ATGTCCTTGTTCAAACAGCTGTTGATCGCTATCTGTCTGTTCCTCGTGGTCGCCTTCACCGGCAGCTTCATGGTCAGTCTGGAGAGCTCGCGCACCCAGTACGTCAACCAGTTGCGTTCCCACGCCCAGGACGCCGCCACGGCGCTGGCGTTGTCGCTGACCCCGAACATCGACGACCCGGCGATGGTCGAGCTGCTGGTCAGTTCGATCTTCGACAGCGGCTATTACGCGAGCATCCGCGTGGTCGATCTGAAGACCGACCAGACCATCGTCGAGCGCAGCGGCATTCCCGCCGTCACCAACGTGCCGGACTGGTTCGTCAAACTGATCGGCCTGGAGCCGGCCGGCGGCGATGCACTGGTCAGCCGTGGCTGGGAGCAGGCGGCGCGGGTTGAAGTGGTCAGCCACCCGATGTTCGCCTTGGCCAAACTCTGGCAGAGCGCGCTCGGCAGCCTGGGCTGGTTGCTGGTCTGCGGTGCGGTGAGTGCGGTGCTGGGCGCGCTGTTGCTGCGCCGGCAATTGCGGCCGCTGGATTACATGGTCAAGCAGTCCCACGCCATCGCCCGTCGCGAATTCCTCAGCCTGCCGGACCTGCCGCGTACGCCTGAACTGCGTCGCGTGGTGCTGGCCATGAACCAGATGGTCGAGAAGCTCAAGGCGCTGTTCCAGGAGCAGGCCGAACGTAGCGAAAAACTGCGCACCGAGTCCTATCAGGACAACCTCACCGGGCTGGCCAACCGGCGCTACTTCGAGATGCAACTGAACGCCCGGGTAAGCAACCCGGAGCAGGCCAGTTCCGGTTATCTGTTGCTGCTGCGGGTCAAGGATCTGGCCGGGCTGAACCAGCGTCTTGGCGGTCAGCGTACCGATGAATTGTTGAAAGCGGTCGGCCAGCAACTTTCTCGCGAGTGCGCCAAATACCCGGAAACCCAGAACCTCGTGACCCGTATCCGTGGCGGTGAATTCGCCGTGCTGGCGCCGGGACTGACTCGCGAAGAAGCGCTGCAACTGGCGCAGAACCTCGACAGCGCCCTGGGCAGCCTGCATGCGACGGGCGCCACCGACGTGCCTGCCGTGGCGTCCATCGGTCTGGCGCCGTTCGCCCACGGCGATTCCCCACAAGCGGTACTCAGCCTTGGCGATCAGGCCCTGGCTCAGGCCGAAGGTCAGGGCGAACAGAACTGGGCATGCCTCGACCAGAGCCTGGTGGCGGACGTCGGCGACGATCACCACGCCTGGCATCGCTTGCTCGATCAGGCGCTGAACCAGCGGCGTTTCGAGTTGTTCTTCCAACCGGTGGTTGCAGCGCAGGACACGCAACTGGTGCTGCATTACAAGGTGCTGTCGCGCCTGCTCGACGAACAGGGCCAGACCATTCCCGCCGGGCGTTTCCTGCCGTGGCTGGAGCGCTTTGGCTGGACCGCTCGCCTGGACCGGCTGATGCTCGAGCGAGTGCTGGAGCAAATGGCCGGCCATGAAGAATCCCTGGCGCTGAACCTGTCCTCGGCAACCCTGGCCGATCCGCAGGCGCTGAACAAAGTCTTCGAGATCCTGCGCTCGCACTCCAATCTGGGGCCGCGCCTGACCCTGGAAATCGGCGAGGAGCAACTGCCGGAACAAGCGGTGCTGGAACAGTTGACCCGACGTTTGCGCGAACTCGGTTTCTCCCTGAGCCTGCAACGCTTCGGCGGGCGCTTCAGTATGATCGGCAACCTGGCGCGGCTGGGGCTGGCGTACCTGAAGATCGATGGCAGCTACATCCGCGCGATCGACCAGGAGAGCGACAAGCGCCTGTTCATCGAGGCGATCCAGCGGGCGGCGCACAGCATCGATCTGCCGCTGATTGCCGAGCGGGTCGAGACGGAAGGGGAGTTGTCGGTGATTCGCGAGATGGGCTTGTACGGGGTTCAGGGACAGCTTTTCGGTGAGCCAAAACCCTGGTGA
- a CDS encoding tryptophan synthase subunit beta, with the protein MFYVQRDAQGQLVRVEAAAWAEATETLPADHHEIQAWFANAAVENSLKQLKQSDLEMIRVLDDLIQVLTQKGVIRVTDLPPAAQAKLMDRTQAREALGGLSQLIDDEETGLI; encoded by the coding sequence ATGTTTTACGTGCAACGCGATGCACAGGGTCAGTTGGTTCGCGTGGAAGCTGCGGCCTGGGCCGAGGCCACGGAAACGCTGCCCGCCGACCACCATGAAATCCAGGCCTGGTTTGCCAACGCGGCCGTGGAAAACAGCCTCAAGCAGCTCAAGCAGAGCGACCTGGAGATGATTCGGGTACTCGACGACCTGATTCAGGTCCTGACCCAGAAAGGCGTGATCCGCGTCACCGACCTGCCGCCGGCTGCCCAGGCCAAGCTGATGGACCGTACCCAGGCCCGGGAAGCGTTGGGCGGGTTGAGTCAGTTGATTGATGATGAAGAGACCGGGTTGATCTGA